In one Acidimicrobiales bacterium genomic region, the following are encoded:
- a CDS encoding hydantoinase/oxoprolinase family protein codes for MRVGVDTGGTFTDVVSEDGTVVKVPSTPSDPGLAVRSGVLSAVAGSPSLLAHGTTVATNALLERRGAAVGLVTTEGLADVIEIARQDRPSLYDPDAVRPEPLVPRAWRYEVGGRLAADGSELAPVPVDDGIPIIDPAVASVAVVLLHADLDPAHERAVAEVLAARGHDVTCSSDVSPEFREYERTVTTVVNAYLRPACRDYLRGLDGVADEVLVMTSAGGLVPASGAAELPVALLLSGPAGGVRAGAAVAAACGWADALTFDMGGTSTDVCLVRGGLPEPAPGREAAGFPIRLPSLDIRTIGAGGGSIARIDPGGALVVGPESAGAEPGPACYGRGGTRPTVTDADLVLGRILSGAELPGLGALDDRAARAALDDAGVTAEGVVAVVDEAMERALRQVSVAKGVDPSTLALVAFGGAGPLHACALADALGMPAVIVPPRAGVFSAVGLLCSPVAHDAVASWPTPSDHGGLAAALDALAADAAAAVAASARSTTQEGAGRAQSGGGRGAEVEVSTAVDCRYAGQSHELTVPTVADFEAEHRRRNGFTRPGAPIEVVALRARAVRPAPLEVVDLPAPPERTAAVGPAVIAEADCTIWVADGWRADPGPVGVLILTRVGT; via the coding sequence ATGCGGGTTGGGGTGGATACGGGCGGGACGTTCACTGATGTCGTCTCTGAGGACGGGACTGTTGTGAAGGTTCCCTCCACTCCATCGGATCCTGGTCTGGCTGTTCGGTCTGGGGTCTTGTCGGCCGTCGCTGGTTCGCCTTCGTTGTTGGCGCATGGGACCACGGTGGCTACCAATGCGTTGTTGGAGCGGCGGGGGGCGGCGGTGGGGCTGGTCACCACCGAGGGGTTGGCCGACGTGATCGAGATCGCCCGCCAGGACCGCCCGTCGCTGTACGACCCCGACGCCGTCCGGCCCGAGCCGCTGGTCCCGCGGGCGTGGCGCTACGAGGTGGGTGGCCGACTCGCTGCCGACGGCTCGGAGCTGGCCCCGGTCCCCGTCGACGACGGCATCCCGATCATCGACCCGGCGGTGGCGTCGGTGGCGGTGGTGCTGCTCCACGCCGACCTCGACCCTGCCCACGAGCGGGCGGTGGCCGAGGTCCTGGCCGCCCGCGGGCACGACGTGACCTGCTCGAGCGACGTGTCGCCGGAGTTCCGCGAGTACGAGCGCACGGTCACCACCGTGGTCAACGCCTACCTGCGCCCGGCGTGCCGGGACTACCTGCGGGGCCTCGACGGCGTGGCCGACGAGGTGCTGGTGATGACCTCGGCCGGTGGGCTGGTCCCCGCCTCCGGCGCGGCCGAGCTGCCGGTGGCGCTCCTGCTCTCCGGCCCGGCCGGCGGCGTCCGCGCCGGCGCGGCGGTGGCGGCCGCCTGCGGGTGGGCCGACGCCCTCACCTTCGACATGGGCGGCACCAGCACCGACGTGTGCCTGGTGCGCGGCGGTCTGCCCGAGCCAGCGCCCGGCCGGGAGGCGGCGGGCTTTCCCATCCGCCTGCCCAGCCTCGACATCCGCACCATCGGTGCGGGCGGCGGCTCGATCGCCCGCATCGACCCGGGGGGCGCCCTGGTCGTGGGCCCGGAGTCGGCCGGGGCCGAGCCGGGACCGGCCTGCTACGGCCGGGGCGGCACCCGCCCGACGGTCACCGACGCCGACTTGGTCCTCGGGCGCATCCTGTCGGGGGCCGAGCTCCCTGGCCTCGGCGCCCTCGACGACCGGGCCGCCCGGGCCGCCCTCGACGACGCCGGGGTGACGGCGGAGGGGGTCGTCGCCGTGGTCGATGAGGCGATGGAGCGGGCGCTGCGCCAGGTGTCGGTGGCCAAGGGGGTCGACCCGTCGACCCTGGCGCTGGTGGCGTTCGGCGGCGCCGGACCGCTCCACGCCTGCGCCCTCGCCGACGCCCTCGGGATGCCCGCGGTGATCGTTCCGCCCCGAGCCGGGGTCTTCTCGGCGGTGGGGCTCCTGTGCTCCCCGGTGGCGCACGATGCCGTCGCCTCCTGGCCCACCCCGTCGGACCACGGAGGCCTGGCGGCGGCGCTCGACGCTCTCGCCGCCGACGCTGCGGCCGCCGTCGCTGCCTCCGCGCGCTCGACCACCCAGGAGGGGGCCGGGCGCGCGCAATCGGGAGGCGGCAGGGGTGCGGAGGTCGAGGTGAGCACCGCCGTCGACTGCCGCTACGCCGGGCAGAGCCACGAGCTGACGGTGCCGACCGTGGCGGATTTCGAGGCCGAGCACCGCCGCCGCAACGGCTTCACCCGCCCCGGCGCGCCGATCGAGGTGGTGGCCCTTCGTGCACGGGCCGTGCGGCCGGCCCCGCTGGAGGTCGTCGACCTGCCGGCGCCGCCGGAACGCACCGCTGCGGTGGGGCCGGCGGTGATCGCCGAGGCCGACTGCACGATCTGGGTCGCCGACGGCTGGCGGGCCGACCCCGGCCCCGTCGGCGTCCTCATCCTGACGCGGGTCGGGACGTGA
- a CDS encoding hydantoinase B/oxoprolinase family protein, with the protein MTLDPAALQILVSRLTGVAEEMGAVLRRAASSPNIKERADCSAALFTPEGELLVQAEHIPVHLGSMPASVAAAIDAFGPDGVPPGGQVILNDPFAGGTHLNDITLVAPCRVDGRLVGWAANRAHHADVGGMVPGSIPPEATEIHQEGLRLPPVLLTEGVEAILLASSRTPEERRGDLAAQVGANVLGVGRLSAFAGAPLDEVTAYGERRMRAALAGVADGTWRFSDVLDSTGPAPEQQRPATVALTLTIHGEEATFDFTGTDPQRRGNVNAVEAVTVSAVAFALRAALDPTIPANGGAMRPVTVVAPAGSIVAARPPAAVGAGNVEVSQRVADVCQGALALARPGRVGAAGQGTMNNLLIGGAGWVYYETVAGGQGGGPARPGMSGVHTAMTNTKNTPIEALERAFPLRVVRYRLREGSGGVGAHPGGEGIERDLLMLEDVTVSLITERRVSQPWGIDGGGPGAAGEGWLLPQGDETRAERLLDKCTIRMQAGDVLRMLTPGGGGWGASRG; encoded by the coding sequence ATGACCCTCGACCCCGCAGCCCTCCAGATCCTGGTCTCGCGGCTCACCGGCGTGGCCGAGGAGATGGGCGCGGTGCTCCGCCGCGCCGCGTCGAGCCCGAACATCAAGGAGCGGGCCGACTGCTCGGCCGCTCTGTTCACCCCCGAGGGCGAGCTGCTCGTCCAGGCCGAGCACATCCCGGTGCACCTCGGCTCCATGCCGGCATCGGTGGCCGCCGCCATTGACGCCTTCGGGCCCGACGGGGTGCCGCCGGGCGGGCAGGTGATCCTCAACGACCCCTTCGCCGGCGGCACCCACCTCAACGACATCACCCTCGTGGCCCCGTGTCGCGTGGACGGCCGCCTCGTCGGATGGGCCGCCAACCGCGCCCACCACGCCGACGTGGGCGGGATGGTCCCAGGCTCGATCCCGCCGGAGGCGACCGAGATCCACCAGGAGGGTCTGCGCCTCCCGCCGGTGCTCCTCACCGAGGGTGTGGAGGCGATCCTCCTGGCGTCGTCTCGCACCCCCGAGGAGCGGCGGGGCGACCTCGCCGCCCAGGTGGGCGCCAACGTGCTCGGGGTCGGGCGCCTCTCCGCCTTCGCCGGCGCGCCGCTCGACGAGGTCACCGCCTACGGCGAGCGGCGCATGCGAGCGGCGCTTGCCGGCGTGGCCGACGGCACCTGGCGGTTCAGCGACGTGCTCGACTCCACCGGACCCGCCCCCGAGCAGCAGCGCCCGGCCACCGTCGCCCTCACCCTCACCATCCACGGCGAGGAGGCGACCTTCGACTTCACCGGCACCGATCCCCAGCGACGGGGCAACGTCAACGCCGTCGAGGCGGTGACGGTCAGCGCCGTGGCCTTCGCTCTGCGGGCAGCCCTCGACCCGACCATCCCGGCCAACGGTGGGGCCATGCGGCCGGTGACGGTGGTGGCGCCGGCCGGCAGCATCGTCGCCGCCCGCCCGCCGGCCGCGGTGGGCGCCGGCAATGTAGAGGTCAGCCAGCGGGTGGCCGACGTGTGCCAGGGGGCCCTCGCCCTGGCCCGGCCGGGACGGGTGGGCGCGGCCGGCCAGGGGACGATGAACAACCTCCTCATCGGCGGCGCCGGGTGGGTCTACTACGAGACGGTGGCCGGCGGACAGGGCGGCGGCCCCGCCCGCCCCGGCATGAGCGGTGTGCACACCGCCATGACCAACACGAAGAACACGCCCATCGAGGCCCTCGAGCGGGCCTTCCCCCTGCGGGTCGTCCGCTACCGGCTGCGGGAGGGCAGCGGGGGGGTGGGCGCACACCCCGGCGGTGAGGGGATCGAGCGCGACCTGCTGATGCTCGAGGATGTGACGGTGTCGTTGATCACCGAGCGGCGGGTGTCGCAGCCCTGGGGCATCGACGGAGGCGGACCGGGGGCCGCCGGTGAGGGTTGGCTCCTGCCGCAGGGTGACGAGACCCGGGCGGAGCGCCTGCTCGACAAGTGCACGATCCGGATGCAGGCGGGCGACGTGCTGCGGATGCTCACACCGGGCGGCGGCGGATGGGGGGCGTCACGGGGGTGA
- a CDS encoding lipocalin-like domain-containing protein → MTAVPSTGPGAAGELVGAWTLTRWDYTVDGEPRGFPLGEDAEGQIIYSPEGHMSAILMQAQRPAFDQPQFHQGTPEQREVAALTYVSYGGTYELRGDVVVHHVAYALFPDWIGTDLVREVSWQGDELVLTALPETSRTGKVVVNRLFWARAG, encoded by the coding sequence ATGACGGCCGTGCCCTCGACGGGCCCCGGTGCGGCCGGCGAGCTCGTCGGCGCCTGGACCCTGACCAGGTGGGACTACACGGTCGACGGAGAACCTCGGGGGTTCCCCCTCGGGGAGGACGCAGAGGGCCAGATCATCTACTCGCCCGAGGGCCACATGTCGGCCATCTTGATGCAGGCCCAGCGCCCGGCCTTCGACCAGCCCCAGTTCCACCAGGGCACGCCCGAGCAGCGGGAGGTTGCTGCGCTCACCTACGTCTCCTACGGCGGCACCTACGAGCTGCGCGGCGACGTCGTGGTCCACCACGTGGCCTACGCCCTCTTCCCCGACTGGATCGGGACCGACCTCGTGCGAGAGGTCTCGTGGCAGGGAGACGAGCTGGTGCTGACCGCCCTGCCCGAGACCAGCCGCACGGGGAAGGTCGTGGTCAACCGGTTGTTCTGGGCCCGCGCCGGCTAG
- a CDS encoding PaaI family thioesterase: MSHTFVDKMMAALRDGDIESPVERLIGMRLVDFDRGAACYELEVRKDHTNPMGMVQGGIAAIMADAAMAMATTTMLTNDEMRVSAVTTADLFSRFLKPINAKKVKSLRAEARVVKSGRLIMWAECDLMADGECVGKFTATGIRVSFDQKDSAMTSTAAAASASPDGERDGAGARG; the protein is encoded by the coding sequence ATGAGCCACACGTTCGTCGACAAGATGATGGCCGCGCTGCGCGACGGAGACATCGAGTCCCCCGTCGAGCGCCTGATCGGCATGCGCCTGGTGGACTTCGACCGAGGTGCCGCCTGCTACGAGCTCGAGGTGCGCAAGGACCACACCAACCCCATGGGCATGGTCCAGGGCGGCATCGCCGCGATCATGGCCGATGCCGCCATGGCCATGGCCACCACCACCATGCTCACCAACGACGAGATGCGCGTCAGCGCCGTGACCACCGCCGACCTCTTCTCCCGGTTCCTCAAGCCGATCAACGCCAAGAAGGTGAAGTCGCTTCGCGCCGAGGCGCGGGTGGTGAAGTCGGGTCGCCTCATCATGTGGGCCGAGTGCGACCTCATGGCCGACGGCGAGTGCGTCGGCAAGTTCACCGCCACCGGCATCCGCGTGTCGTTCGACCAGAAGGACTCGGCCATGACGTCGACCGCGGCCGCCGCCTCCGCCAGCCCTGACGGCGAGCGCGACGGTGCAGGAGCGCGGGGATGA
- a CDS encoding AbrB/MazE/SpoVT family DNA-binding domain-containing protein, with translation MDKAGRLVIPKPLRDRLGIRPGAVELTADGSALRIEPVSAEAVEERGGRLVIPASGEPITVAEVEALRDADRR, from the coding sequence ATCGACAAGGCAGGACGGCTGGTCATCCCCAAGCCACTGCGCGACCGGCTCGGGATCAGGCCTGGTGCGGTGGAGCTGACTGCCGACGGTTCGGCGCTTCGCATCGAGCCGGTCTCCGCCGAAGCCGTCGAGGAGCGCGGAGGTCGACTGGTGATCCCGGCCTCGGGCGAACCGATCACCGTCGCGGAGGTCGAGGCGCTGCGCGATGCCGACCGGCGCTAG
- a CDS encoding PIN domain-containing protein: MPTGASQPDLLVDTSVAVALTLGDHELHERTVEALDGLVLGLAGHAAFETFSVLTRLPPPARRPPAVVARLMAQNFSQTRYLSIDGAAQLMVRLVRGRGYQPSMGPTRGSHP, translated from the coding sequence ATGCCGACCGGCGCTAGCCAGCCAGACCTGCTCGTCGACACCAGCGTCGCGGTGGCCCTGACCCTTGGCGACCACGAGCTCCACGAGCGCACCGTGGAGGCGCTCGACGGCCTGGTGCTGGGCCTCGCTGGCCACGCCGCCTTCGAGACCTTCTCGGTGCTGACCCGCTTGCCTCCACCTGCGCGGCGCCCGCCCGCCGTCGTCGCCCGGCTGATGGCACAGAACTTCTCCCAGACCAGGTACTTGTCGATCGATGGGGCCGCCCAGCTCATGGTCCGGCTCGTTCGAGGTCGAGGCTACCAACCGTCGATGGGCCCGACACGAGGTTCCCACCCGTAG
- a CDS encoding DMT family transporter, which translates to MSPLEHLPSGGPTGAGARLAAAGARRPVALVWLGVLLYSTGPVMVGASSVSGPVLSFWRLWIGVVVMGAATLVHVRVSGRVPDRTGWSWAARAGVAFGLHQLAFMSAIKATSVVDVTLMQVLAPMFVAVLAIPLFGERPGVTFRLWSLVAVLGAATVVLAGASGPEGAPLGMALAVLNVGFFAVYFVWSKRARDHIDVVPFLLGVVVAAGLTVTAYVVVAGEAPGSATGRDLALAAAIALVPGALGHFVSTWPLRWLGANVPPVIQLTMPFLAGGLAWLVLGQVITPLHLLGGLVTVAGVAGAVLSPSGRRLAAARPLHRP; encoded by the coding sequence ATGTCGCCCCTCGAGCACCTCCCATCCGGCGGACCGACCGGAGCCGGTGCGCGCCTCGCCGCCGCCGGCGCGCGCCGGCCGGTGGCCCTCGTCTGGCTGGGCGTGCTCCTCTACAGCACCGGGCCGGTCATGGTCGGCGCCTCGTCGGTGTCGGGCCCCGTGCTGTCGTTCTGGCGGCTCTGGATCGGCGTCGTGGTCATGGGCGCGGCCACGCTCGTCCACGTTCGCGTCAGCGGCCGGGTCCCCGACCGGACCGGCTGGTCGTGGGCGGCGCGGGCCGGTGTGGCCTTCGGGCTCCACCAGCTGGCGTTCATGTCGGCCATCAAGGCCACTTCGGTGGTCGACGTCACGCTCATGCAGGTCCTGGCCCCGATGTTCGTCGCCGTGCTCGCCATCCCGCTCTTCGGGGAGCGCCCGGGCGTGACCTTCCGCCTCTGGTCCCTGGTCGCCGTGCTGGGAGCGGCCACCGTGGTGCTCGCCGGCGCCTCGGGGCCCGAGGGGGCGCCGCTCGGCATGGCGCTGGCGGTGCTCAACGTGGGCTTCTTCGCGGTGTACTTCGTGTGGTCGAAGCGGGCCCGCGACCACATCGACGTGGTGCCGTTCCTGCTCGGCGTCGTGGTGGCCGCCGGCCTCACCGTCACCGCCTACGTGGTGGTGGCGGGGGAGGCACCCGGGTCGGCGACGGGTCGCGACCTGGCGCTCGCCGCCGCCATCGCCCTGGTGCCGGGCGCCCTCGGCCACTTCGTGTCGACGTGGCCCCTGCGGTGGCTGGGCGCCAACGTGCCGCCCGTCATCCAGCTGACCATGCCGTTCCTCGCCGGCGGCCTGGCCTGGCTCGTGCTCGGCCAGGTCATCACCCCCCTGCACCTGCTCGGAGGCCTGGTCACCGTGGCCGGGGTCGCCGGAGCCGTGCTCTCACCCTCCGGGCGTCGCCTGGCGGCAGCCAGGCCGCTGCACCGGCCGTAG
- a CDS encoding DUF2470 domain-containing protein has translation MSQRPAGHDVPAGTEGGAPADGPPGPPAPEPTHAERCRTLVASQSRGALCTLASAPEGYPYGSVASYALDAAGDPLFFVSLMAEHTQNAIRDPRASLLVAEPVPDGADPLASGRATLLGDLTEVADADRDEVRQRYLEANPTAAYYIDFGDFAFYRLAVRDIRYVGGYGRMSWVDAAGYAAAEPDPLAGAAAGIIAHMNDDHAEAQVLFCRHLAGRPETTEATMSAVDRYGFEMIAVAPSGRAAVRLGFPEPCATGDEVRRAMVAMVAEARRRAG, from the coding sequence ATGTCGCAGCGACCCGCAGGCCACGACGTCCCCGCAGGCACCGAGGGCGGCGCCCCCGCCGACGGGCCCCCCGGGCCGCCGGCGCCCGAGCCGACCCACGCCGAGCGTTGCCGCACCCTCGTGGCCTCGCAGTCGCGCGGCGCCCTGTGCACCCTGGCGTCGGCACCCGAGGGCTACCCCTACGGGTCGGTGGCCAGCTACGCCCTCGACGCCGCCGGCGACCCGCTGTTCTTCGTGAGCCTCATGGCCGAGCACACCCAGAACGCCATCCGCGACCCGCGCGCCAGCCTCCTGGTGGCCGAGCCCGTCCCCGACGGAGCCGACCCGCTGGCCAGCGGGAGGGCCACGCTGCTCGGCGACCTCACCGAGGTGGCCGACGCCGACCGGGACGAGGTCCGCCAGCGCTACCTCGAGGCCAACCCCACCGCCGCCTACTACATCGACTTCGGCGACTTCGCCTTCTACCGCCTCGCCGTGCGCGACATCCGCTACGTCGGCGGCTACGGCCGCATGAGCTGGGTGGACGCGGCCGGCTACGCGGCGGCCGAGCCCGACCCGCTGGCGGGTGCGGCGGCGGGGATCATCGCCCACATGAACGACGACCACGCCGAGGCCCAGGTGCTGTTCTGCCGCCACTTGGCCGGCCGGCCCGAGACCACCGAGGCCACGATGTCGGCCGTCGACCGGTACGGCTTCGAGATGATCGCGGTCGCTCCCTCCGGCCGTGCCGCCGTCCGACTCGGCTTCCCCGAGCCGTGCGCCACCGGCGACGAGGTGCGCCGGGCCATGGTCGCCATGGTGGCCGAGGCTCGGCGTCGCGCCGGGTGA
- a CDS encoding SDR family NAD(P)-dependent oxidoreductase, with product MLDLNGTSSIVTGGGSGLGEATARLLASRGAKVCVVDLQEDKGQAVAGDIGGAFVKADVADAEQVIQAVETAKEMGPLRSLVTAAGIGFATRTVGRDGQYASAHDLNIFKKVVEVNLVGTFNCIRLAATAMSQTDPYDDDGQRGAIVTVASVAAFDGQIGQASYSASKGGVVGMTLPIARDLAAIGVRVNCIAPGLIDTPIYGEGEASEQFKDKLKRDVLFPKRLGTSDEFASMALEFISNTYLNAETLRVDGGVRMQPK from the coding sequence ATGCTCGATCTCAACGGAACGTCCTCGATCGTCACCGGCGGTGGCTCCGGCCTCGGTGAGGCCACCGCCCGCCTCCTCGCCTCGCGCGGGGCCAAGGTCTGCGTCGTCGACCTGCAGGAGGACAAGGGCCAGGCCGTCGCCGGCGACATCGGTGGCGCCTTCGTCAAGGCTGACGTGGCCGACGCCGAGCAGGTCATCCAGGCGGTCGAGACCGCCAAGGAGATGGGCCCGCTGCGCAGCCTCGTCACGGCGGCGGGCATCGGCTTCGCCACCCGCACGGTCGGCCGCGACGGCCAGTACGCCTCCGCCCACGACCTGAACATCTTCAAGAAGGTCGTCGAGGTCAACCTCGTCGGCACCTTCAACTGCATCCGCCTCGCCGCCACCGCCATGAGCCAGACCGACCCCTACGACGACGACGGCCAGCGCGGCGCCATCGTCACGGTCGCCTCCGTGGCCGCCTTCGACGGCCAGATCGGCCAGGCCAGCTACTCGGCCTCCAAGGGCGGGGTGGTCGGCATGACGCTGCCCATCGCCCGCGACCTGGCGGCCATCGGCGTGCGGGTCAACTGCATCGCCCCCGGGCTCATCGACACGCCCATCTACGGCGAGGGCGAGGCGTCGGAGCAGTTCAAGGACAAGCTCAAGCGCGACGTGCTGTTCCCCAAGCGCCTCGGCACCTCCGACGAGTTCGCCTCGATGGCGCTGGAGTTCATCTCCAACACCTACCTCAACGCCGAGACCCTCCGCGTCGACGGCGGCGTGCGGATGCAGCCCAAATGA
- a CDS encoding TIGR01777 family oxidoreductase, whose amino-acid sequence MDVAITGSSGLIGSALVTALEAGGHTVRRVVRSGTSGPGRVRWSPTEGRIDTDALAGVDAVVNLAGEGISEKRWTDEQKRRIRESRTQGTRLLAEALAVLEPRPSVLLSGSGIHYYGCRGDEELTEDDDHGEGFLTEVVVDWEAATAPATDAGIRTVALRSGIVLAAEGGALAKQLPLFKLGLGGRLGDGKQWWPWIAIDDEVGAIVHLLTSEVSGPVNLTAPGVVTNADFTRTLGRVLGRPTVLPTPSLGPRLVLGKELADSLLHCSIRAVPRALLDNGYRFTQPELEGSLRHLLDR is encoded by the coding sequence GTGGACGTCGCCATCACCGGATCGAGCGGGCTCATCGGCTCCGCCCTCGTCACCGCCCTCGAGGCGGGTGGCCACACCGTCCGCCGGGTCGTCCGCTCGGGGACGAGCGGCCCCGGACGTGTGCGCTGGTCCCCCACCGAGGGCCGCATCGACACCGACGCCCTCGCCGGCGTCGACGCCGTGGTCAACCTGGCCGGGGAGGGCATCAGCGAGAAGCGCTGGACCGACGAGCAGAAGCGCCGGATCCGCGAGAGCCGGACTCAGGGCACGCGACTGCTCGCCGAGGCCCTCGCCGTCCTCGAGCCGCGCCCGTCGGTGCTCCTGTCGGGCTCCGGGATCCACTACTACGGCTGCCGCGGCGACGAGGAGCTCACCGAGGACGACGACCACGGCGAGGGGTTCCTCACCGAGGTGGTCGTCGACTGGGAGGCCGCCACCGCCCCAGCGACGGACGCGGGGATCCGCACCGTGGCGCTCCGGAGCGGGATCGTGCTCGCCGCCGAGGGCGGGGCGCTGGCCAAGCAGCTTCCGCTGTTCAAGCTCGGCCTCGGCGGCCGGCTCGGTGACGGGAAGCAGTGGTGGCCATGGATCGCGATCGACGACGAGGTGGGCGCCATCGTGCACCTGCTCACGTCCGAGGTGAGCGGGCCGGTGAACCTCACCGCCCCCGGCGTGGTCACCAACGCCGACTTCACCCGCACGCTCGGCCGGGTGCTGGGCCGCCCGACGGTCCTACCGACCCCCTCCCTCGGCCCGCGGCTGGTCCTCGGGAAAGAGCTGGCCGACAGCCTCCTGCACTGCTCGATCCGAGCCGTCCCCCGCGCCCTGCTCGACAACGGCTACCGCTTCACCCAGCCCGAGCTCGAGGGCTCCCTGCGCCACCTCCTCGACCGCTAG